The genomic window TGGGTAATTTTTCAGGTCCAACTTCTTTAAAGGTAGAATATGGCAATCTGGTTGCTGGCAATTTAAGCAATGTAAATAACTACATCAATGTTCAATATGGTAAATGCGATATCCAGGATCTGAATGCTGCAGTGGTAAAACATGAATATAATGGTCCTGTAACCATTGGGGCTGTGGGTACTTTACAACTTGATGCCGAGTATGTTGCTGTAAATATCAATACCATCAGGAGATCAGCCGATATTAAGGTAGAATATGGTAAAGGTTTAACCATCGGCACTATTGGCGGCAATCTACTTTTAAATGCAGAATATGCCAAAGTAAACATCAACACGGTTAAAGGTAATACGGTTGCTAAACAGGCCTATGGCGATCTAAATATTGCATCAGCGGGTAAAATTGCGGTTACAGCAGAATATTCGAACGTTACATTAGGCTCACTTAATGGTGATGCAAACATCAACATGGATTACAACCGCCTTAGCGTAAACGAAATTACTCCAGCTTGTAAAAACTTCACCTTTGGTGGTGAATACGTAAGCGTTGGATTGGGCTTTGCCGACCGTTATAATGCTAATTTTAATGTTTCTACTTCATATGCAGGCTTTAAATATGGTTCAAACGTAACATCAAACCTCGTAAGCAAAGATGATGAAACCAAAAAATATACTGGCAAAATTGGTAGTGGCGGTGCTGCAAACGTATCTGTTAAAACCGAATATGGTTCAGTGACCTTTAAATAAAATTTTTCAAAACCAAACAAGCTATAAAGTCCGGCCATATTGGTCGGACTTTTTTTATATTTAGCGCTGATGAAAATTTACCTTATCCTACTGTTTTCTATTTTTTCTTTCACAGCACTGGCTCAAGATGCTCCTGTTAAATGGGCTACGCAGGAAACTTTTTTTGAAGATTTAATCGGTAAAGAGTTACCTCCCTTTAACGGTTTAACCATCAATAAAAAACAACTCTCCAATACCGATTTAAAAAATCAGGTAGTGGTGATTAACTTTTGGTTCGAAAAATGCCCCCCTTGTATAGCTGAAATGTCCGAGTTAAATAATTTAGTGGCTAAATATGGCAAAAAAGCGGTAAGGTTTATCGGGATTACCCATGATAGTCCCGCCAGTGCCAGGCGCTTTCAGAAACGGAACGGTTACAGATACGAAATTATATCATTGAGTAAAGATGAGATCAGGAAACTAAATATTAATCACGGCTTTCCTTCAAATGTTTTGGTAGGAAAAGATGGAAAGATTATTTACGCTACAGCTAATATTTCCTTTTCTGACCCACAGTTTAAAACTAAATCGGTACTTTTTGAGGAGAAGTTAAAAAGTGCATTAACAGGTAATTAGTAATTTTCGAAGACAGGGACGAAACGATAAAAACTTAAAGGATATATTCGTCATTAATAGGCTTAACAGGCTCTGGGATCTCGTCTTCTTGGAGCATCTGCAAAAGATTGATTTCTATTGTTCTCGTAATCTGGTTAAGCGGAACACCGGCTGAATTGTTCTCGAAAGGATTAATCAGGCTCATTCCATTAATCTGTGTAGATACAAATACGAAACCGATTAACCAACCCAAAAATATGGCAGCAGGCCCTGCATCCTGACTGATTACCAAAGTAAATGTTACCACAAATAACCAGATAAATACTTTAGTGAGGTAGGAATAGGTAGTAGGAAATATGGTGTTTTTAATGCGTTCGCTCATGCCCATCGAATCAGAGAAACGGGTTAACATCTCGTTGATTTCGATAAAGCGAAAACCATCAATGGCATTAGCTTTTGACAATTTTTGTAAATCTCGCGATTGGATATTTAAAATGGCATTATGTGTATTATTGTGTTTCCCAATTTCCTTTAAATCTGCCTCAGATAAATATTTGGTATAAATTTCGTCTACCGTTCCCCTCAAACTTGCCTTTAACGCATATAAAAACGCAATGTGCCTGCAAATCATACGCTTTACGCTTTCCTCATCCTCATCTACATAATTGATCAATGCCCTTGCAAAAGAGCGGGAATCGTTTACCAAAGCACCCCATATTTTTCGGGCTTCCCACCACCTATCGTAAGCCTGGTTATTGTTAAAACCGATAAAAAAGGCGATAGCTGTACCTAAAACCGTTGGAATAATGGATGGAATGGAGAAATGATGCGCAATTAAATATTCGCGTACAAAGTAAGCCGCAGTACAAGAGGCAATCATGATCAGATCAACGTGCCATGTATTTCTTAAAATTCTACTTAACCTGATGTTTTGTATTAAAAGCATATAATCTGAATGGGAAATAAATTCGTTACGGATGAAAATACAAAACTAAAGCCAAAATGTTTGGTAATGTAACAAATTAAATGACAGACAGTACAGGTTGCCGATTGTCATGCAAATGTTTATCTTGGGAAACCAAATATTCTTATTTCTTATGAGCGACACTTTACCCAAGAACAATATTTTTAAAGTAATCGGCGCGTCTTCTTTAGGTACGCTGATTGAATGGTATGATTTTTACATTTTTGGAAGCCTTGCAGTTATCATTGGTCATCAATTGTTTCCAGAAGATGCAGGGGCATCCGCCCTGATCAACACTTTGGCAATTTTCGCGGCAGGCTTTATTGTTCGTCCCTTTGGCGCATTGGTTTTTGGCAGACTTGGCGATTTGATTGGCAGGAAATATACTTTTTTGCTCACGCTGGTGCTGATGGGTGGATCGACATTTTTTATCGGCTTAATCCCATCCTACAAAAGCATTGGTTATGCCGCACCAATTTTGGTTTTAATATTAAGGCTGATTCAAGGATTAGCCCTTGGCGGAGAATATGGTGGAGCTGCAACTTATGTGGCAGAGCATGCACCTAAAGATAAACGGGGCTTTTTTACCAGTTGGATTCAAACTACAGCAACCTTAGGACTGTTCCTTTCATTAGGGATTATCGTAATCACAAAAAATATTTTAGGCGCTGAAACTTTTGGCGATTGGGGCTGGAGAATTCCTTTCCTGCTATCCATTGTGCTCGTTGTGGTATCGATTTACATCCGCATGAAAATGCACGAATCGCCAATGTTTTCTAAATTGAAAGCTGAAGGAAATATTTCAAAAAACCCTTTAAAAGAAAGTTTTAACAACAAAGCGAATTTTAAAATGGTACTTCTGGCTTTATTTGGTGCTACCATGGGGCAAGGGGTAATCTGGTATACAGGTCAATTTTATGCACAATCATTTTTAGAGAATACGTGTAAATTAGATTTTAACGACTCGAGGTATATTTTACTTTGGGGAATTGCTTTTGCCACGCCATTTTTTGTGGTTTTTGGTGCCTGGAGTGATAAGGTTGGCCGGAAATGGATTATGCTGAGCGGTATGCTTTTGGGTATTCTTTTCTATCGCCCAATCTATCAAACGTTTTTGGATGATACCGATTATACAAAAATTGAACAGACTGATATTTTATCTGCCAGCCCAGCTCCGATAACTTCTGTTTTAATTGCGAATTCAACTGATAGCTTGCGAACGGTTTCTACTAAAATAATGCTTAAAAACGGTGCATCCTTTAATAAGGTGCAAACCGATACGGTTTCTGCAACCAAAGGGATTCTCTTGGGCAAAGAAGTCATAAAAGATAAAGTTTTGCCTACACCTATATTCTGGAAATTTGTCGGTTTAATTTTCTTCCAGATTTTGCTGGTAACGATGGTTTACGGGCCAATTGCGGCTTTCCTTGTCGAGCTATTCCCGACTAAAATCAGGTACACCTCTATGTCTTTGCCTTATCATATCGGTAACGGCGTTTTTGGTGGACTTGTGCCGTTTATTGCGACACTAATTGCAAGCTTTTCAGGTTCTACGCCATTATCAGGTCTATGGTATCCGATAGGTATAGCAGCATTGAGCCTGGTTATTGGCACGATTTATTTATCGAATAAAAGAGACGAAAATATTAACGACTAGATACGAAGAAGATGAATACGTTAAAGAAATTTTTAGGCTTGGTTTGGATGGTTTTAGGGCCATTAACAATGACATTTTTGTTTATCCAGGCGATCGATAAAGTGGGCTTGACCCACTCGGATATCGAGCGTACCAATACCATTCTCCAATGGGCAATTATCCTGTTTATCTTCCTCCCGATCAGTTTGGGATTGATGATATTTGGATTTTATGCCTGGAAAGGAGAGTATGATCGCCTGCCGGAAAGTTCGGAAGAATTGTAATTTATAGGCTGTTCGGTAATATCTTTTAATTAGCCTTGCGGTTGATGTTTTTTAATTCATTGTAAACCAACTGCGCAACGGCTTTGGCACCTTCTGGTTGGAAGTGGGTATTATCTTTTTGTCCTTTTGGATAAGCCTCGTATTTGGCTGAATCTAAATTCATAAAGTAATGTTTGCTTACAAATTCATTGCCTTTTATCGTGAAAAATGTTGTTGAAAGTGAGGTTAGATCTATAATGGGCGCATTTAATTCTTTGGCTACATCTTTCACTGCTTGTGGATATTCGCCATGTGCACTGCCCAATTTGCCATCTTTCCATGGGTAATTGCGGGTAACCGGGGTGATCAGGATTGGTACAGCACCTTTAGCCCTCGTTTCTTTCACGTACATCCTTAAAAAATCTTTATAGCCGGGAATATCAACATAACGTTCAGGTTTATCTTTTGCCGCATCGTTGTGCCCAAACTGGATCAATACCAGGTCGTTCTTTTCCAAGGTTGATAAAACTTCCTTCCACCTTCCCTCTTCAAAAAAAGTTCTGGTACTTCTTCCCCCTTTTGCTTTATCAATAACCAAAGCGCTGTCGCTTTTAATCAGCCTGTTTAATTTTTTTAAACTGTCTTTTTTTAAGAATTGTTGAAAAACCTGCCCCCAACCTGTAATGGGATACTTTTTCTGCAGATAACCTTCATCTAGTGTATAATCTGCCACGGTAGAATCGCCGATTAAATAAACCTTAACAGGTTTGGGTTTTACAATGAAAGACATCAGTAAAACGGTGCCAAGGGCTGCGATAAGGTATTTATGTTTTTTCATCTTGTTATTTTAATGCTTGTACACGGAACCAGTCGTATTCGGCAATTCCTGAATCATTTGTTTGGGTATCTCTGGTGGCAAATATCCCCATTTTTGCGCCGATCCATTGGCCTGCGGTGGCCTGGAACTCATCTCCAACATCCGTAAAACGGGTACCATCTTCACTGTAACTAAACTGGCATTTTGCACCAATAGTAACTTTAACCCTGAAATATACCGAACCCGATTTTAGCTTGGTAATTTCCTTTTCATTTTCGGTTTTTCCCTTGTCGGCACTTTGGCAAACACCATACATCAGGTACAACCCGTCTTTTTTGCTTTTGATGCTAATCTGTGCATAACTTCTTCCCATTACCAACAAACCCGTTTTTTCGTTTTCCAATTTTGGGTTAGGTTTAAACAAGAGTTTTGTTGTTATCATAAATTCATCAGCAGGAAATTTCTGCATCAACAGGTTCGGAACATCCCAAAGGTTTTTGGCATCGTCAGGAATTTTCGAAGTGTATAACTTTAATAAACCCTGGCCTGCATCAGTAAATAGCCA from Flavobacterium sp. W4I14 includes these protein-coding regions:
- a CDS encoding hypothetical protein (product_source=Hypo-rule applied; cleavage_site_network=SignalP-noTM; superfamily=56176): MKTIKIFLAFMALIAVKTNAQEVAVNTPSEQVIVGNVEKSSTLAMVSTSKHKQTASDAERSKSFSKSFSVDNNDKVNLNNQYGSITIKTWDKKEVRVDVDIKAYSSSDNDAQKLIDGISIDANKNGDVVTFRTNMGDRNGRYGRGMKNGVTTWRREVKVNYVVYMPAVNPLTVSQEYGNVELGNFSGPTSLKVEYGNLVAGNLSNVNNYINVQYGKCDIQDLNAAVVKHEYNGPVTIGAVGTLQLDAEYVAVNINTIRRSADIKVEYGKGLTIGTIGGNLLLNAEYAKVNINTVKGNTVAKQAYGDLNIASAGKIAVTAEYSNVTLGSLNGDANINMDYNRLSVNEITPACKNFTFGGEYVSVGLGFADRYNANFNVSTSYAGFKYGSNVTSNLVSKDDETKKYTGKIGSGGAANVSVKTEYGSVTFK
- a CDS encoding cytochrome c biogenesis protein CcmG/thiol:disulfide interchange protein DsbE (product_source=KO:K02199; cath_funfam=3.40.30.10; cog=COG1225; ko=KO:K02199; pfam=PF00578; superfamily=52833; transmembrane_helix_parts=Outside_1_4,TMhelix_5_27,Inside_28_191); this encodes MVGLFLYLALMKIYLILLFSIFSFTALAQDAPVKWATQETFFEDLIGKELPPFNGLTINKKQLSNTDLKNQVVVINFWFEKCPPCIAEMSELNNLVAKYGKKAVRFIGITHDSPASARRFQKRNGYRYEIISLSKDEIRKLNINHGFPSNVLVGKDGKIIYATANISFSDPQFKTKSVLFEEKLKSALTGN
- a CDS encoding putative membrane protein (product_source=KO:K08994; cog=COG3781; ko=KO:K08994; pfam=PF01062; transmembrane_helix_parts=Inside_1_20,TMhelix_21_38,Outside_39_41,TMhelix_42_64,Inside_65_201,TMhelix_202_221,Outside_222_224,TMhelix_225_242,Inside_243_296) yields the protein MLLIQNIRLSRILRNTWHVDLIMIASCTAAYFVREYLIAHHFSIPSIIPTVLGTAIAFFIGFNNNQAYDRWWEARKIWGALVNDSRSFARALINYVDEDEESVKRMICRHIAFLYALKASLRGTVDEIYTKYLSEADLKEIGKHNNTHNAILNIQSRDLQKLSKANAIDGFRFIEINEMLTRFSDSMGMSERIKNTIFPTTYSYLTKVFIWLFVVTFTLVISQDAGPAAIFLGWLIGFVFVSTQINGMSLINPFENNSAGVPLNQITRTIEINLLQMLQEDEIPEPVKPINDEYIL
- a CDS encoding MFS family permease (product_source=COG0477; cath_funfam=1.20.1250.20; cog=COG0477; pfam=PF00083; superfamily=103473; transmembrane_helix_parts=Inside_1_12,TMhelix_13_35,Outside_36_49,TMhelix_50_72,Inside_73_83,TMhelix_84_103,Outside_104_107,TMhelix_108_130,Inside_131_149,TMhelix_150_172,Outside_173_186,TMhelix_187_204,Inside_205_240,TMhelix_241_263,Outside_264_277,TMhelix_278_300,Inside_301_306,TMhelix_307_324,Outside_325_410,TMhelix_411_433,Inside_434_445,TMhelix_446_468,Outside_469_477,TMhelix_478_497,Inside_498_507) codes for the protein MSDTLPKNNIFKVIGASSLGTLIEWYDFYIFGSLAVIIGHQLFPEDAGASALINTLAIFAAGFIVRPFGALVFGRLGDLIGRKYTFLLTLVLMGGSTFFIGLIPSYKSIGYAAPILVLILRLIQGLALGGEYGGAATYVAEHAPKDKRGFFTSWIQTTATLGLFLSLGIIVITKNILGAETFGDWGWRIPFLLSIVLVVVSIYIRMKMHESPMFSKLKAEGNISKNPLKESFNNKANFKMVLLALFGATMGQGVIWYTGQFYAQSFLENTCKLDFNDSRYILLWGIAFATPFFVVFGAWSDKVGRKWIMLSGMLLGILFYRPIYQTFLDDTDYTKIEQTDILSASPAPITSVLIANSTDSLRTVSTKIMLKNGASFNKVQTDTVSATKGILLGKEVIKDKVLPTPIFWKFVGLIFFQILLVTMVYGPIAAFLVELFPTKIRYTSMSLPYHIGNGVFGGLVPFIATLIASFSGSTPLSGLWYPIGIAALSLVIGTIYLSNKRDENIND
- a CDS encoding hypothetical protein (product_source=Hypo-rule applied; superfamily=90123; transmembrane_helix_parts=Inside_1_6,TMhelix_7_29,Outside_30_43,TMhelix_44_66,Inside_67_83), yielding MNTLKKFLGLVWMVLGPLTMTFLFIQAIDKVGLTHSDIERTNTILQWAIILFIFLPISLGLMIFGFYAWKGEYDRLPESSEEL
- a CDS encoding lysophospholipase L1-like esterase (product_source=COG2755; cath_funfam=3.40.50.1110; cog=COG2755; pfam=PF13472; superfamily=52266), whose protein sequence is MKKHKYLIAALGTVLLMSFIVKPKPVKVYLIGDSTVADYTLDEGYLQKKYPITGWGQVFQQFLKKDSLKKLNRLIKSDSALVIDKAKGGRSTRTFFEEGRWKEVLSTLEKNDLVLIQFGHNDAAKDKPERYVDIPGYKDFLRMYVKETRAKGAVPILITPVTRNYPWKDGKLGSAHGEYPQAVKDVAKELNAPIIDLTSLSTTFFTIKGNEFVSKHYFMNLDSAKYEAYPKGQKDNTHFQPEGAKAVAQLVYNELKNINRKAN